One genomic segment of Rubeoparvulum massiliense includes these proteins:
- the opp4A gene encoding oligopeptide ABC transporter substrate-binding protein produces the protein MQGRKTLLVLLTILLTFSIVLAACGGKETGSTPPPNSEGEKKEGEKKEEAVSGPKEGGVVTYAVEGTFEGLFEPALSSSTTDSMVTRFMYEDMFTFDENLQMQPHIATWETDDNVVYTLKIKEGVKWHNGEELTVEDWKFVLEVIAHPDYTGPRFNYVRHIVGAEEMKDGKADSISGVEILDPYTMKITFLEPQVNNLEQLWSKPMPKKHLEGIEIAKLEEAEQIRMNPVGLGPFKVKSVVPGEHVVYERFDDYWQGKPYLDGVTVKIIDSSVVVGELKNESVHIIRIKNVMIPEIKTLSSVDVHSTKGLVYYYVAFKLGHYDKEQRVNIMDNPKFQNKNLRKAMYYAIDREGIIDAYFGGLAEVVNTPVPSVHWIKADESTLTQYNYDPEKAKQLLAEAGYKDIDGDGFVEDPEGNKLQIRFHHQKGDASFEGRAQALTQNWRDIGLDVELQELKDPVLHYDLIEADDPSIDMFWGGWSTGSDPDPKGLWYSTDLWNYPRWVNKESDELLDRALSPEAFDVEKRKQLYIEWQKIVNEELPMLPLFESKDSHAINKKLKGVTIDWSGNQRDMHKWYLEQ, from the coding sequence ATGCAAGGGCGTAAAACACTACTTGTGTTGTTAACCATTCTATTAACATTCTCCATCGTACTTGCGGCGTGTGGAGGTAAAGAGACTGGGAGTACCCCACCTCCTAATTCTGAAGGAGAGAAGAAGGAAGGGGAGAAAAAGGAAGAGGCTGTATCAGGCCCGAAAGAGGGTGGTGTCGTCACCTATGCGGTGGAGGGGACATTTGAAGGCCTCTTCGAGCCAGCTTTGAGTAGTTCCACAACAGATAGCATGGTAACGAGATTTATGTATGAAGATATGTTCACGTTTGATGAAAATTTGCAAATGCAACCACATATTGCTACATGGGAAACCGATGATAATGTGGTCTATACCCTCAAAATCAAAGAGGGAGTTAAATGGCATAATGGGGAGGAACTTACCGTTGAGGATTGGAAGTTCGTACTCGAGGTAATCGCTCACCCCGATTATACCGGACCACGTTTTAACTATGTCCGTCATATTGTTGGAGCGGAAGAGATGAAGGATGGAAAGGCAGATTCCATCTCTGGCGTAGAAATTCTTGATCCATATACGATGAAGATTACATTTTTGGAACCACAGGTAAATAATCTGGAGCAGCTTTGGTCAAAGCCAATGCCTAAAAAGCATCTCGAAGGCATTGAAATTGCAAAATTAGAAGAAGCTGAACAGATTCGTATGAATCCAGTGGGACTAGGTCCATTTAAGGTGAAAAGTGTGGTGCCAGGTGAGCACGTGGTTTATGAGCGTTTTGATGATTATTGGCAAGGAAAGCCTTATTTAGATGGTGTAACGGTAAAAATTATTGATTCTTCTGTAGTAGTAGGAGAATTGAAGAATGAATCTGTCCATATTATTCGCATCAAGAATGTGATGATCCCAGAGATTAAGACCTTATCTAGTGTAGATGTTCATAGCACCAAAGGTCTGGTCTACTATTATGTTGCCTTTAAGCTGGGGCATTATGACAAAGAGCAGCGTGTAAATATTATGGATAACCCAAAATTCCAAAATAAAAACCTTCGGAAGGCCATGTATTATGCCATTGATCGTGAAGGAATTATCGATGCCTATTTTGGAGGATTAGCTGAGGTGGTCAATACGCCTGTACCTTCTGTCCATTGGATTAAGGCAGATGAAAGTACCTTGACCCAATATAATTATGATCCTGAGAAGGCGAAGCAATTACTGGCAGAAGCAGGCTATAAGGATATTGATGGAGATGGGTTTGTGGAAGATCCAGAGGGCAATAAGCTCCAGATTCGATTCCATCATCAAAAGGGAGACGCATCATTTGAGGGAAGGGCTCAGGCATTGACTCAGAATTGGCGTGATATTGGTCTTGATGTGGAGCTACAAGAGCTGAAAGATCCTGTTCTCCACTATGATCTAATAGAAGCTGATGATCCATCCATCGATATGTTCTGGGGTGGATGGAGTACTGGTTCAGATCCAGATCCAAAGGGCTTATGGTACAGCACCGATCTATGGAACTATCCACGTTGGGTGAATAAGGAATCCGATGAATTATTGGATCGTGCCCTCTCTCCTGAAGCATTTGATGTAGAGAAACGAAAGCAGCTCTATATTGAATGGCAAAAGATCGTAAATGAAGAATTACCTATGCTGCCACTTTTTGAGTCCAAGGATTCTCATGCCATCAATAAAAAATTAAAAGGTGTGACCATCGATTGGTCTGGGAACCAACGAGATATGCACAAATGGTATCTTGAGCAATAG
- a CDS encoding peptidylprolyl isomerase — MSDKILAIVDGEEIKESDRTRIIERYPMEKRVYFEATDQGKDQLLDQMVAFKLMSRYAKSLGIDQREEYLRKIKELQEQILTQIVMSEMFSTITVSDEEVKELYEANQNAFEEKESIDVEHILVEDEQEIICIKNAIEKGETSFEDAASKHSICPSKEREGSLGLVHRGMMVEEFEKVAFALPINRISDVVKTQFGYHLIRVKEKFEGRMRPLEEVKEMISSQIQSQKQQKLYEEKQEELKKMYKVEIVTSAE; from the coding sequence ATGAGCGACAAGATTTTAGCCATTGTAGACGGTGAAGAGATCAAAGAATCAGACAGAACAAGAATTATTGAACGCTACCCCATGGAAAAAAGGGTCTATTTTGAAGCAACGGACCAAGGGAAAGATCAACTTTTGGATCAAATGGTGGCATTCAAATTAATGAGTAGATATGCGAAGTCACTAGGTATTGATCAAAGAGAAGAATACTTGCGGAAGATCAAAGAATTACAGGAACAGATTCTAACGCAAATTGTCATGAGTGAAATGTTTTCTACAATAACCGTTTCAGATGAAGAGGTTAAGGAATTATATGAAGCAAATCAGAATGCTTTTGAGGAAAAAGAGAGTATTGATGTAGAGCACATCTTGGTAGAGGATGAACAAGAGATTATATGCATCAAGAATGCGATCGAAAAAGGTGAAACATCCTTTGAAGATGCTGCAAGTAAACATTCGATCTGCCCATCTAAAGAACGAGAAGGCTCTCTAGGTTTAGTTCACCGTGGAATGATGGTTGAGGAATTTGAAAAAGTAGCATTTGCTTTACCGATCAACAGAATCAGTGATGTAGTAAAAACACAATTTGGCTATCATTTAATAAGGGTAAAAGAAAAATTTGAAGGCCGTATGCGCCCGCTAGAAGAAGTAAAAGAGATGATTAGCTCGCAAATTCAATCGCAAAAACAGCAAAAATTATATGAAGAAAAACAAGAAGAATTGAAAAAAATGTATAAAGTAGAAATCGTCACCTCTGCAGAGTAA
- a CDS encoding SpoVA/SpoVAEb family sporulation membrane protein — MIFVKAFILGGILCVIGQLFYRLTKFSVPTVLSIALAAGGLITASGWMTYIVGWGDAGMILMIIDSGEAAYWWMTDILTTGSFASCAQHVVLLLCVFVFSALIGGPLYYKKYFAQPAISEETNEKIPV, encoded by the coding sequence ATGATATTTGTAAAAGCATTTATACTAGGCGGCATTCTTTGTGTAATTGGACAGCTCTTCTATCGGTTAACCAAGTTTTCTGTGCCCACAGTACTGTCAATCGCCTTAGCAGCAGGTGGTTTAATTACTGCATCAGGCTGGATGACTTACATCGTAGGCTGGGGCGATGCGGGTATGATCTTAATGATTATTGACTCTGGCGAGGCTGCATACTGGTGGATGACCGACATTCTAACAACCGGCAGCTTTGCAAGCTGTGCTCAGCACGTTGTATTATTACTATGTGTATTTGTGTTTAGTGCACTCATCGGTGGGCCACTATACTACAAAAAATATTTCGCACAACCAGCAATTTCTGAAGAAACCAATGAAAAGATTCCAGTGTGA
- a CDS encoding SpoVA/SpoVAEb family sporulation membrane protein yields the protein MLGKPMEYIWAFIIGGFISILAQASIMFYRAIGVSASWSVTWMLATMAVFGVIMTVLGVYRKWEEKTAIGAYMPFSGAAAFAVECMSDALVRGEKMPQALWSGIKILVFLYGSGIIVCMIIAAIVVYAG from the coding sequence ATGTTGGGCAAACCTATGGAATATATCTGGGCATTTATAATAGGTGGTTTTATCAGTATTTTAGCTCAAGCTTCCATTATGTTTTATCGTGCTATCGGGGTTTCAGCCAGCTGGTCAGTAACTTGGATGCTAGCAACAATGGCTGTTTTTGGGGTCATCATGACCGTTTTAGGTGTCTATCGAAAATGGGAAGAAAAAACCGCAATTGGAGCATATATGCCGTTTTCAGGAGCAGCAGCATTTGCGGTAGAATGCATGAGCGATGCATTGGTACGTGGCGAAAAAATGCCCCAAGCATTATGGTCTGGTATTAAGATTCTAGTATTTCTATATGGAAGCGGTATCATCGTTTGTATGATTATTGCAGCTATTGTTGTTTACGCTGGTTAG
- a CDS encoding formamidase gives MGSIGSMSKPENGFLVAAIQFPVPVVNSRADIDKNLESLVRTLHATKAGYPGVELIVFPEYSLQGLNTKKWLTEEFLCDVPGKETEIFGKACKEAGVYGVFSIMERNPDPNKNPYNTAIIINPEGEICLKYRKLFPWNPIEPWYPGDLGMPVCDGPAGSKLAVCICHDGMIPELAREAAYKGCNVYIRISGYSTQVNEQWILTNRSNAWHNLMYTVAVNLAGYDGVFYYFGEGQITNYDGTVLVQGHRNPWEIVTGEIFPGLADGARRSWGLENNIYNLGHRGYVALPGGESDAGLTWVKDLAAGKYHLPWEDDMKIKDGSIYGYPTTGGRFGK, from the coding sequence ATGGGTAGTATCGGAAGTATGAGCAAACCTGAAAATGGCTTTTTGGTCGCAGCAATTCAGTTTCCAGTTCCAGTAGTCAATTCTCGCGCAGACATTGACAAGAACCTCGAGAGCCTCGTACGCACATTACATGCAACAAAAGCAGGTTATCCTGGTGTAGAACTCATCGTATTCCCTGAGTACAGTTTACAAGGCTTAAACACGAAAAAGTGGTTAACCGAAGAATTCCTTTGTGATGTACCCGGTAAAGAGACAGAGATTTTCGGAAAGGCATGTAAAGAAGCTGGCGTTTATGGGGTATTCTCCATCATGGAACGCAACCCAGATCCAAACAAAAATCCATACAACACGGCTATTATTATCAATCCAGAAGGCGAAATCTGCTTAAAATATCGTAAATTGTTCCCATGGAATCCAATCGAACCATGGTATCCTGGCGACCTCGGCATGCCAGTATGTGATGGACCTGCAGGCAGTAAGTTAGCCGTATGTATCTGTCACGATGGTATGATTCCTGAACTTGCACGTGAAGCTGCTTACAAAGGCTGTAACGTATACATTCGTATTTCTGGCTACAGCACACAAGTTAATGAGCAATGGATTCTCACCAACCGTTCCAATGCATGGCATAACTTGATGTACACAGTAGCAGTTAACTTAGCAGGCTATGATGGCGTATTCTACTACTTTGGTGAAGGCCAAATTACCAACTATGATGGTACCGTTCTTGTACAAGGACATCGGAATCCTTGGGAGATCGTTACTGGCGAAATCTTCCCAGGCTTAGCAGATGGTGCTCGTCGTTCATGGGGTCTAGAAAACAATATCTACAACCTTGGTCACCGTGGCTATGTCGCTCTACCTGGTGGAGAAAGCGATGCAGGCTTAACATGGGTGAAGGACTTAGCAGCTGGTAAATATCATCTACCTTGGGAAGATGATATGAAGATTAAAGATGGTAGCATCTATGGCTATCCAACAACTGGCGGACGTTTCGGCAAGTAA
- the pdxR gene encoding MocR-like pyridoxine biosynthesis transcription factor PdxR has product MFYVDESSKKPLYLQLYDYLSALIVDGTLVAGYRLPSTRKMAEDFFISRNTVENAYSQLCADGLIESRIGSGFFVLDISNHQLDLDGMPISRLQELKEKPMGNEKKAVVEDQYPYDFFYKGLLTGTFPLDLFLANMKDALATKNKQFKFFECHGGEMPLRQELAQFLKIQRGIHCSPEQIILCPCLPYAFAEIAHLFENDEKILAMEDPGRASIRAAFINEGFEIKPVPVTRDGIDVDVLCKTDATLSFVMPSHQFPLGGSLSVNKRLQILDWLEKNDSYLVEHDFDCYLRYHERPVPSIQGISDGSRVFHVNTLEKLLYPSTHMCYVVLPPAFVDKFSDKFSPLHNNVSDLEQQVVFQLLRDGQFKVYLRRLANESMKKHDILIEALSSTMGKNAVIGGHNAGTHITLRFCDGSKASERIRQAERVGVKVYPIEKYYYDKPAFKDDTVLIGWNIINKEDLIEGVRILCKTWFNKGIQLR; this is encoded by the coding sequence CTTTTTTATTTCGCGTAACACAGTAGAGAATGCTTACAGTCAGTTATGTGCGGACGGTCTGATTGAGAGCCGGATAGGTTCTGGTTTCTTTGTCCTAGATATCAGTAACCATCAACTGGATTTAGATGGAATGCCCATATCAAGATTGCAAGAATTAAAAGAAAAACCAATGGGTAATGAAAAGAAGGCAGTCGTTGAGGATCAATACCCCTATGATTTTTTCTATAAGGGTCTATTAACAGGCACCTTTCCATTGGACTTATTTCTAGCCAATATGAAGGATGCACTTGCAACGAAAAATAAACAGTTTAAGTTCTTTGAGTGTCATGGAGGTGAGATGCCGTTAAGACAAGAATTAGCTCAATTTCTGAAAATTCAAAGAGGGATCCATTGCAGTCCGGAGCAAATCATTTTATGTCCCTGTCTCCCCTATGCCTTTGCGGAAATAGCTCACCTATTTGAAAATGATGAAAAAATCTTAGCCATGGAGGATCCTGGACGAGCTTCGATTAGAGCGGCCTTTATCAACGAAGGATTTGAGATTAAACCTGTACCTGTTACCAGAGATGGCATCGATGTGGATGTATTGTGCAAGACAGATGCCACGCTATCCTTTGTTATGCCTTCTCATCAATTCCCCTTAGGAGGCAGTCTTTCCGTTAACAAGCGTCTTCAAATCCTGGATTGGCTGGAAAAAAACGATTCCTATCTCGTAGAGCATGATTTTGACTGTTACTTAAGGTACCATGAGCGCCCTGTTCCATCCATTCAAGGAATTAGCGATGGAAGTAGAGTTTTTCATGTAAATACCTTAGAAAAGCTGCTCTATCCTAGCACCCATATGTGTTATGTAGTGCTTCCACCAGCCTTTGTTGACAAATTTTCAGATAAATTTTCTCCCTTGCACAACAATGTTTCAGATCTTGAACAGCAGGTCGTATTCCAACTATTGCGAGATGGACAGTTTAAGGTATATCTACGTCGTCTTGCTAATGAAAGCATGAAAAAGCATGACATTTTAATTGAGGCCCTCAGCTCAACAATGGGTAAAAATGCGGTGATTGGTGGCCATAATGCAGGAACACATATAACGCTGCGCTTTTGTGATGGCTCCAAGGCGAGTGAAAGAATTAGACAAGCCGAAAGGGTTGGAGTTAAAGTCTACCCTATTGAGAAATATTATTATGACAAACCAGCCTTTAAGGATGATACGGTACTGATCGGCTGGAATATTATCAATAAAGAAGACTTGATTGAAGGGGTAAGAATCTTATGTAAAACTTGGTTTAATAAGGGCATTCAGCTCCGCTAA